A DNA window from Impatiens glandulifera chromosome 7, dImpGla2.1, whole genome shotgun sequence contains the following coding sequences:
- the LOC124944437 gene encoding uncharacterized protein At1g10890, protein MPRDRDLSRSPSYRRRYSPSPSPLRNRHDRRSRRDRSRSPLSYSRRKSPSASPHRNKNRSPSTRRRKSRSPTPRRYKRQRSISSSVSPIRKSHKQIKGSVECKNSTEKMKKEEEEKRRRQQEAELKLIEEETTRRVEEALMKMVEESLNSPSIKLEMQRRLDEGRRKLKDEVADQLEIEKESAVIEARRKEEQVRREKEELEKVLEENRRKVEEAQRREAIEQERKEEERYKELEQAQRQKEETMRRKKQQEEEERLNQMKLLGKNKSRPKLSFAIGLK, encoded by the exons ATGCCTCGGGACAGGGATTTGTCGAGGTCTCCATCTTACAGACGAAGGTATTCACCTTCGCCGTCTCCTTTACGGAATCGGCATGATAGGAGAAGTCGAAGAGATAGAAGCCGATCTCCACTTTCTTACAGCAG AAGAAAGAGTCCCTCAGCTTCTCCTCATCGCAACAAAAACCGCTCCCCTTCAACAAGACGGCGTAAAAGCCGTTCTCCTACACCTAGGCGCTATAAACGACAACGAAGTATCAGTTCATCAGTGTCTCCTATACGCAAATCTCATAAGCAAATCAAAGGCTCAGTTGAATGCAAGAATTCCACAGAGAAAAtgaaaaaggaagaagaagagaagagaag GCGACAACAGGAAGCGGAACTGAAACTGATAGAGGAGGAAACAACAAGGAGAGTGGAAGAAGCGTTAATGAAGATGGTTGAAGAGAGTTTGAACTCTCCTTCGATAAAGCTAGAAATGCAGAGGCGGTTGGATGAAGGGCGGAGAAAACTTAAGGATGAAGTTGCAGATCAACTTGAAATTGAAAAGGAAAGTGCAGTTATTGAAGCTAGAAGAAAAGAG GAACAAGTTCGAAGGGAGAAAGAAGAATTGGAAAAGGTTCTGGAAGAAAATCGAAGGAAAGTTGAAGAGGCTCAAAGGAGGGAAGCCATAGAGCAAGAAAGGAAAGAGGAGGAACGGTATAAAGAACTTGAACAAGCGCAAAGACAGAAGGAAGAGACAATGAGGAGGAAGAAGCAACAAGAGGAGGAAGAGCGGTTAAACCAGATGAAATTGTTGGGCAAGAACAAATCCCGACCCAAGTTGTCATTTGCTATtggtttgaaataa
- the LOC124945847 gene encoding transmembrane 9 superfamily member 1-like: MWPIYRAFSLFSLFSFLILSPAIASESDHRYQEGEHITLWVNKVGPYNNPQETYNYYSLPFCHPSGNTAHKWGGLGEVIGGNELIDSLLDIKFPKNQDKTVICELELDESKVKQFKDAIENSYWFEFFIDDLPLWGFVGELHPDKNSDNSKHVIYTHKTINLQYNKDQIIHVNLTQDNPKPLEVGRKLDMTYSVKWTSTNVTFGRRFDVYLDYPFFEHQIHWFSIFNSFMMVIFLTGLVSMILMRTLRNDYAKYAREDDDLETLERDVSEESGWKLVHGDVFRPPRSLALLSAVVGTGAQLSLLVLLVILFAIIGMLYIGRGSIVTTFIICYAFTSIISGYVSGGMYSRHGGKNWIKGMILTASLFPFMCFGIGFILNTIAIFYGSLAAIPFGTMMVVFVIWAFISFPLALLGTVVGRNWSGAPNNPCRVKTIPRPIPEKKWYLTPSVVSLMGGLLPFGSIFIEMYFVFTSFWNYKVYYVYGFMLLVFLILTIVTVCVTIVGTYFLLNAENYHWQWTSFFSAASTAVYVYLYSIYYFSVKTKMSGFFQTSFYFGYTLMFCIGLGILCGAVGYLGSNLFVRRIYRNIKCD; this comes from the exons ATGTGGCCCATCTACCGAGCCTTCTCGCtgttttctctcttctctttccttATTCTATCGCCGGCGATCGCTTCGGAGTCTGATCACAGA TATCAAGAGGGTGAACATATAACTTTGTGGGTAAATAAGGTTGGGCCTTACAATAACCCACAAGAAACGTACAATTATTACAGCCTTCCGTTCTGTCATCCTTCTGGCAATACTGCTCACAAATGGGGTGGTCTCGGGGAGGTAATCGGTGGAAATGAGCTTATTGACAGTTTGCTTGACATAAAGTTTCCAA AAAACCAGGACAAGACTGTCATATGTGAACTTGAACTTGATGAGTCAAAGGTGAAACAATTCAAGGATGCGATTGAAAATAGTTATTGGTTTGAATTCTTCATAG ACGACCTGCCTCTATGGG GTTTTGTTGGTGAGCTGCATCCTGACAAGAACAGTGACAATAGTAAGCATGTGATTTACACTCACAAAACTATAAACCTGCAATACAATAAGGATCAG ATCATTCATGTTAATCTTACACAAGACAACCCAAAGCCTTTGGAAGTTGGGAGAAAATTGGACATGACATACTCGGTGAAATGGACATCAACAAATGTCACTTTTGGACGTCGTTTTGACGTTTATTTGGATTATCCTTTCTTTGAGCATCAG ATCCATTGGTTCTCTATTTTCAATTCATTCATGATGGTTATCTTCCTCACTGGATTGGTATCAATGATCCTTATGCGGACTCTTCGAAATGATTATGCAAAATACGCTCGTGAAGATGATGACTTAGAAACACTG GAAAGAGATGTTAGCGAAGAGTCGGGCTGGAAGCTTGTGCATGGTGATGTTTTCAGGCCTCCTCGCAGCTTAGCTCTTCTTTCAGCTGTTGTTGGCACTGGAGCACAACTATCTTTGCTCGTTCTTCTCGTCATATTGTTCGCAATTATTGGAATGCTATATATTGG GAGGGGATCCATTGTCACAACTTTCATTATATGTTATGCCTTCACATCAATCATTTCAGGCTATGTTAGTGGTGGGATGTACTCACGACATGGGG GTAAAAATTGGATAAAGGGAATGATACTCACCGCATCACTTTTTCCCTTTATGTGCTTCGGGATTGGATTTATCTTGAACACAATTGCCATATTCTATGGATCTTTGGCCGCTATTCCCTTTGGCACTATGATGGTTGTTTTCGTCATTTGGGCTTTCATCTCTTTCCCTTTGGCTCTACTTGGCACTGTTGTAGGAAGAAACTGGAGTGGTGCTCCAAACAATCCATGCCGTGTGAAAACCATTCCTCGTCCAATCCCAGAGAAGAAATGGTACCTCACTCCATCAGTAGTTTCATTGATGGGAGGACTACTTCCTTTTGGCAGCATATTCATTGAGATGTATTTCGTGTTCACATCCTTTTGGAACTACAAG GTTTACTATGTATACGGGTTCATGCTTCTGGTTTTTCTGATCCTCACCATTGTTACTGTTTGTGTGACGATAGTGGGGACATATTTCTTACTCAATGCAGAAAACTATCATTGGCAGTGGACTTCATTCTTCTCTGCCGCATCGACAGCTGTCTATGTATACTTATACTCGATATATTACTTCTCCGTGAAGACTAAGATGTCGGGCTTCTTTCAGACCAGTTTCTATTTTGGATACACACTTATGTTCTGCATTGGTCTTGGAATCCTTTGCG GGGCAGTTGGATACTTGGGTTCAAATTTGTTTGTTAGGAGGATCTACAGGAACATCAAGTGTGATTAG
- the LOC124945846 gene encoding transmembrane 9 superfamily member 1, producing MWPIFRSFSFLFFFLLLLSPALASDSDHRYQEGDHITLWVNKVGPYNNPQETYNYYSLPFCHPSGNAAHKWGGLGEVIGGNELIDSLLDIKFPKNLDKTVICELELDESKVKQFKDAVENSYWFEFFIDDLPLWGFVGELHPDKNSDNSKHVIYTHKTINLQYNKDQIIHVNLTQDNPKPLEVGRKLDMTYSVKWTPTNVTFGRRFDVYLDYPFFEHQIHWFSIFNSFMMVIFLTGLVSMILMRTLRNDYAKYAREDDDLETLERDVSEESGWKLVHGDVFRPPRNLALLSAVVGTGAQLSLLVLLVILFAIIGMLYIGRGSIVTTFIICYAFTSIISGYVSGGMYSRNGGKNWIKGMILTASLFPFMCFGIGFILNTIAIFYGSLAAIPFGTMIVVFVIWAFISFPLALLGTVVGRNWSGAPNNPCRVKTIPRPIPEKKWYLTPSVVSLMGGLLPFGSIFIEMYFVFTSFWNYKVYYVYGFMLLVFLILTIVTICVTIVGTYFLLNAENYHWQWTSFFSAASTAVYVYLYSIYYFSVKTKMSGFFQTSFYFGYTLMFCIGLGILCGAVGYLGSNLFVRRIYRNIKCD from the exons ATGTGGCCCATCTTCCGATCCTTCtccttccttttcttcttcctcctcctcctctcgCCGGCGCTCGCTTCCGACTCCGATCACAGA TATCAAGAGGGTGATCATATAACATTGTGGGTAAATAAGGTTGGGCCTTACAATAACCCACAAGAAACATACAACTATTACAGCCTTCCTTTCTGTCATCCTTCTGGCAATGCTGCTCACAAATGGGGTGGTCTGGGGGAGGTCATTGGTGGAAATGAGCTTATTGACAGTTTGCTTGACATTAAATTTCCAA AAAACCTGGACAAGACTGTTATATGTGAGCTTGAACTTGATGAGTCAAAGGTGAAGCAATTTAAGGATGCAGTTGAAAATAGTTATTGGTTTGAATTTTTCATTG ACGATCTGCCTCTATGGG GTTTTGTTGGTGAGCTGCATCCTGACAAGAACAGTGACAATAGCAAGCATGTGATTTACACTCACAAAACTATTAACCTGCAATACAACAAGGATCAG ATCATTCATGTTAATCTTACACAAGACAACCCGAAACCTCTGGAAGTTGGGAGAAAACTGGACATGACATACTCAGTCAAATGGACACCAACAAATGTCACTTTCGGACGTCGTTTTGACGTTTATTTGGATTATCCTTTCTTTGAGCATCAG ATCCATTGGTTCTctattttcaattcatttatgaTGGTTATCTTCCTCACCGGACTGGTATCAATGATTCTTATGCGAACTCTTCGAAATGATTATGCAAAATATGCTCGAGAAGATGATGATTTGGAGACACTG GAAAGAGATGTTAGCGAAGAGTCAGGCTGGAAACTTGTTCATGGTGATGTTTTTAGGCCTCCTCGCAACTTGGCTCTTCTTTCAGCGGTTGTTGGCACCGGAGCACAGTTGTCTTTGCTTGTTCTTCTCGTCATCTTGTTTGCAATTATTGGAATGCTATATATTGG GAGGGGATCCATTGTCACAACTTTCATAATATGTTATGCCTTCACGTCAATCATTTCAGGCTATGTTAGTGGTGGGATGTACTCGCGTAATGGGG GTAAAAATTGGATAAAAGGAATGATACTCACCGCATCACTTTTTCCCTTTATGTGCTTCGGGATTGGATTTATCTTGAACACAATTGCCATATTCTATGGGTCTTTGGCCGCTATCCCCTTTGGCACAATGATTGTTGTTTTCGTCATTTGGGCTTTCATCTCTTTCCCTTTGGCTCTACTTGGCACTGTTGTAGGAAGAAACTGGAGTGGTGCTCCAAACAATCCATGTCGTGTCAAAACCATTCCTCGTCCAATCCCAGAGAAGAAATGGTACCTCACTCCATCAGTAGTTTCATTGATGGGAGGACTGCTTCCTTTCGGCAGCATATTCATCGAGATGTATTTTGTGTTCACATCCTTTTGGAACTACAAG GTTTACTACGTATACGGGTTCATGCTTCTGGTTTTTCTGATCCTCACGATTGTTACTATTTGCGTTACGATCGTTGGGACTTATTTCTTACTTAATGCAGAAAACTATCATTGGCAGTGGACCTCGTTCTTCTCTGCCGCATCGACAGCTGTCTATGTATACTTATATTCGATATATTACTTCTCTGTGAAGACTAAGATGTCGGGCTTCTTTCAGACCAGTTTCTATTTTGGATACACCCTCATGTTTTGCATTGGTCTTGGAATCCTTTGCg GGGCTGTTGGATACTTGGGTTCAAACTTGTTTGTTCGGAGAATCTACCGTAACATAAAATGTGATTAG
- the LOC124910577 gene encoding zinc finger transcription factor YY1, with the protein MEEMQVNHHNLFERRPLTNSKAPTAKWFREWVPQDVVTTGGKCSLLKWVNEATLKAMKEKSKELETVEPEPEPTTEVLFLCSYEGCGKTFIDAGALRKHSHIHGERQYVCHYEGCGKKFLDSSKLKRHFLIHTGERDFICPHEGCGKAFSLDFNLRSHMKTHSQENYHICPYSDCGKRYAHEYKLKNHISSHHEKNTMDVPKYPQPPEKPAKIPKATSTSYTPASSERPHACPYDGCEKAYIHGYKLNLHLRREHPGHFPDENAKNTQNEMDEGSGQDAYLVKHGSNKVGKQNKRKPNLKLPPPKVSRKGSSVNTNVVRNPWPVKDDVCEEEDSEETEEDRDNNVEDRWRYRENNDDEDDEETEYED; encoded by the exons ATGGAGGAGATGCAAGTGAATCATCATAATCTGTTTGAGAGGCGACCCCTTACCAATTCCAAGGCCCCGACGGCCAAGTGGTTCAGAGAATG GGTGCCACAAGACGTTGTAACTACTGGAGGGAAGTGCTCACTTTTGAAATGGGTCAATG AGGCTACATTGAAGGCTATGAAGGAGAAGTCCAAAGAACTGGAAACAGTTGAGCCAGAACCAGAACCAACCACTGAAGTTCTTTTCCTCTGTAGCTATGAGGGCTGTGGAAAGACATTCATTGATGCAGGGGCTTTGAGAAAGCATTCTCATATTCATGGAGAGAGACAATATGTTTGCCACTATGAGGGTTGTGGAAAG AAATTTTTAGATAGTTCGAAGCTGAAAAGACACTTTCTTATTCATACGGGTGAGAGAGATTTTATATGCCCTCATGAAGGCTGTGGTAAG GCATTCTCACTGGATTTCAACTTAAGGTCACACATGAAAACACATTCACAGGAGAACTACCACATTTGTCCCTACTCCGATTGCGGAAAGCGATATGCTCATGAGTACAAGCTGAAGAATCATATATCATCTCACCATGAAAAG AACACGATGGATGTGCCAAAGTATCCTCAACCTCCAGAGAAGCCAGCAAAAATTCCAAAGGCAACCAGTACTAGTTACACTCCTGCCTCATCTGAAAGGCCTCATGCCTGTCCATACGATGGATGCGAAAAGGCGTATATTCATGGGTACAAGTTAAACCTTCACCTTAGAAGAGAGCATCCCGGCCATTTCCCAGATGAGAATGCAAAGAACACACAAAATGAAATGGATGAAGGTAGCGGACAAGATGCTTATCTTGTAAAACATGGAAGTAACAAAGTCGGAAAGCAAAACAAGCGAAAGCCCAACTTGAAGCTGCCTCCTCCAAAAGTTTCACGTAAAGGGTCAAGTGTGAATACAAATGTTGTGAGAAATCCGTGGCCTGTTAAGGACGATGTATGTGAGGAAGAAGATAGCGAAGAAACTGAAGAAGATCGCGATAATAATGTGGAGGATAGATGGAGGTATagagaaaataatgatgatgaagatgatgaagagacTGAATATGAGGACTAG